CGGCGGTGAGCGACGCGGCGAAACTGGGGTTGTCGGAGGCCGCGCGCAAACACGAGGTTGCGACGAGTACACTGCATGGATGGACGAAATCGCCGCGGTGGACGAAGGAGAAGAAGGTGAGTACCGGCGGCCCGGCGGCAGCGGGGCGGCGATTCACGGACGAGGTCAAGCAGCATGCGATGGTCCTCGTGGTATCGGGGATGAAACGGACGGAGGTGGCCCGCGCGGTCGGTACGACGTCGGAGTCGATTCGACGATGGGTGAAGGAGGCCGAGGCCGCCGGAACGATGCCGACGCCGGTCACTTCGAGACAACAGGCGACCATCGTCGATCCGACAGAGGAAACGCCGAACACGAAGACCAGCGCCCAGACGCCCGAGAGCACGCCGGGGCCCGGTTCGGTGTACAAACCGCGAGATCCGGGACAAGGTTTGTCGGACATCGAAACGGCGGCGATTCTCACACTGAAGAAGAAGTACCCGTCGATGGGACCAGCGCAGATTCGCGCGCAGCTGAAGCGGTTCAAGGGCTGGCGGGTGTCCATCAAGGCGATTGCGCGGGTGCTTCGTGCCAACGGCTACGAGCGAGTGCATCGCGGGAGCCGCCCACAAGGACCGGAGCCGCAGCGGTTCGAAGCGCCGCGGCGCAACGCTCTGTGGCAGCTGGATTACGCCGAGATGCGGGTGGCGGGCGAGGTGCTGCACCTGCTGGTGGCGCTCGACGACTTCAGCCGCTATTGCGTGGGACACACGCTCGGCGACGAGCCATCGACCGAGGTGGCGACCGAGCTGCTCGGCACGGCGATGGCGCGTCACGGCAAACCCGAGGCGGTGCGCACTGATCGCGGCGGGGCGTTCACCGGCCAGGAATTCGGGGATTGGCTGGAGGCCGAACTCATCGATCATATCGTCGGCCGGGCGTATCATCCCCAGGGCGGGGGCAAGGTGGAGTCGCTCATCGGCACAGTGCGGCGCGAGCTGTGGGACGTGGAGCAGTTCGCCGACCGCGTCGAGGCCGAGCGTCGTCTGGCCGAATT
This window of the bacterium genome carries:
- a CDS encoding IS3 family transposase, which produces MSQKKKKKKKTQTNRQDRKPARGLRPGRRFSDEERRAAVSDAAKLGLSEAARKHEVATSTLHGWTKSPRWTKEKKVSTGGPAAAGRRFTDEVKQHAMVLVVSGMKRTEVARAVGTTSESIRRWVKEAEAAGTMPTPVTSRQQATIVDPTEETPNTKTSAQTPESTPGPGSVYKPRDPGQGLSDIETAAILTLKKKYPSMGPAQIRAQLKRFKGWRVSIKAIARVLRANGYERVHRGSRPQGPEPQRFEAPRRNALWQLDYAEMRVAGEVLHLLVALDDFSRYCVGHTLGDEPSTEVATELLGTAMARHGKPEAVRTDRGGAFTGQEFGDWLEAELIDHIVGRAYHPQGGGKVESLIGTVRRELWDVEQFADRVEAERRLAEFLADYNERRAHMGIDGLTPADRFFGRADRVLAVINAISRKRQGELAHALGGRVTSASSAPRVIEELVWPTSGAPLEVLRLVATGGRLELRFAGHRVVLGQLESP